From a single Nocardioides sp. dk884 genomic region:
- a CDS encoding Lrp/AsnC family transcriptional regulator produces MTAAEVEATDRKILQLLAADGRMSYTDLGRATGLSTSAVHQRVKRLEQRGLILGYGATVNHGQLGLPLTAFISIRPIDPSQPDDCPERLRDVPEIESCWSVAGDESYMLKVRTATPAALEDLLARIRAAANVSTRTTIVLSTYYESRPVTG; encoded by the coding sequence GTGACCGCCGCCGAGGTCGAGGCAACCGACCGCAAGATCCTGCAGCTGCTGGCTGCCGACGGACGGATGTCCTACACCGACCTCGGCCGCGCGACGGGGCTGTCCACCTCGGCGGTGCACCAGCGGGTCAAGCGCCTGGAGCAGCGCGGCCTGATCCTCGGCTACGGCGCCACGGTCAACCACGGCCAGCTCGGTCTGCCGCTCACCGCGTTCATCTCGATCCGCCCGATCGACCCCTCCCAGCCCGACGACTGCCCCGAGCGGCTGCGCGACGTCCCCGAGATCGAGTCGTGCTGGTCGGTGGCCGGCGACGAGTCGTACATGTTGAAGGTCCGCACCGCCACCCCCGCGGCCCTCGAGGACCTGCTGGCCCGCATCCGCGCCGCCGCCAACGTCTCCACCCGCACCACGATCGTGCTCTCGACGTACTACGAGAGCCGCCCGGTCACCGGCTGA